The Porites lutea chromosome 11, jaPorLute2.1, whole genome shotgun sequence genome includes a region encoding these proteins:
- the LOC140952597 gene encoding microprocessor complex subunit DGCR8-like: MANETPPGQTFSSNEAALPVEKRAPLKRKSDEILGNDQKRRQRSEESSIAEQDRRVIIMKGSLPKLALPDGWIALNHRSGGIVYLHKPTRVCTWSRPYHIGGGSVRKHDVPLASIPCFHQKKGMALEEAEAKGGNEEKDSFLSKQGASILNALNMSEMNSDDGTPKEDADIEKAHLVEGQERNGLDVIMSLANSDGVTESNEVTGVEMDDVTQKDAVTKRSDLETQHSQVVEDCSSSKQQEGLGNETSMKPEKLVEESSGPPLDLVDAKELGSYLSNLWEFQPLTSDQEKNAVNFQPQVSDDLELPASLECQPYALKGPDNSKQSGKDLLLNPGGKTPVALLHEYCQRTFKTKPVYLSSECESAQTPFMAEVQIDGIKYGIGTGSNKKVAKQVAAEATLEVLMPGVFNKVRDYQISKAELEFFDKIDIGDPRIPEFCSKTTLPNPSQILDECLKRNQGVCPSSINFTTVCAPDRSLSYKITCGKHEAMGPCKNKRLGKQLAAQQILKKLHPHLEKWGALIRIYCDRPTGAIKKYKKDDGEYINEKELRRGSAQQNPNLLECLKEEMRKLNTEKKNGQTDARYNSSAPVFTVDI, encoded by the exons TGAAAGGTAGTCTCCCAAAGCTGGCTCTACCAGATGGCTGGATAGCACTGAACCATCGTAGTGGTGGAATTGTCTACCTTCATAAACCAACACGAGTGTGTACTTGGTCCCGCCCCTATCACATTGGTGGAGGAAGTGTCAGG AAACATGATGTGCCGTTAGCTTCCATTCCATGCTTTCaccaaaaaaaaggaatggCTTTAGAGGAAGCAGAAGCCAAAGGTGGAAATGAAGAGAAAGACAGCTTTCTGTCAAAGCAAGGAGCTTCAATTTTGAATGCACTAAATATGAGCGAGATGAATAGCGATGATGGGACACCAAAGGAGGATGCTGATATTGAGAAAGCACACCTTGTTGAGGGGCAGGAAAGAAATGGACTGGATGTGATCATGAGCCTTGCCAATTCAGATGGTGTGACAGAAAGTAATGAGGTGACTGGTGTGGAGATGGATGATGTGACACAAAAGGATGCTGTGACAAAGAGAAGTGATTTGGAAACACAACACTCACAAGTTGTAGAGGATTGTAGCTCTTCTAAACAGCAGGAAGGTTTGGGAAATGAGACATCTATGAAACCTGAAAAACTCGTTGAAGAGAGCAGTGGACCTCCGTTGGATCTAGTAGATGCTAAAGAGCTTGGATCATATCTTTCAAATTTATGGGAATTTCAACCTCTCACTTCAGACCAAGAAAAGAATGCTGTCAACTTCCAGCCACAAGTTTCTGATGACCTTGAACTGCCAGCTTCTTTAGAATGTCAACCATACGCACTGAAAGGTCCAGACAATTCCAAGCAATCAGGCAAAGACCTATTACTAAATCCGGGAGGCAAAACTCCAGTAGCACTTTTACATGAATACTGTCAACGAACTTTCAAAACTAAACCAGTTTATCTATCCAGTGAATGCGAGAGCGCACAAACACCATTTATGGCTGAGGTTCAGATAGATGGAATCAAGTATGGAATTGGAACAGGGTCAAACAAGAAAGTAGCGAAACAGGTTGCCGCTGAGGCAACACTAGAAGTGTTGATGCCTGGAGTTTTCAACAAAGTGCGTGATTACCAGATATCAAAAGCTGAATTAGAG ttttttgacaaaatagaCATCGGTGATCCCCGGATCCCGGAGTTCTGTTCAAAGACAACACTTCCTAATCCATCACAAATCCTTGACGAATGTTTAAAAAG AAACCAAGGTGTATGTCCCTCTTCTATCAACTTCACAACCGTCTGTGCGCCAGACAGAAGTCTCTCGTATAAAATAACCTGTGGCAAACACGAAGCAATG GGTCCTTGTAAAAACAAGCGACTTGGAAAGCAGTTGGCTGCACAACAAATTTTAAAG AAGCTTCATCCACACCTGGAAAAGTGGGGTGCCTTGATCCGCATCTATTGTGACCGACCTACTGGTGCAATAAAAAAG tacaAGAAAGATGATGGTGAATATATCAACGAAAAGGAACTGCGTAGAGGCAGTGCTCAACAGAATCCTAATTTGCTGGAATGCCTTAAAGAGGAAATGAGAAAACTCAATACagag AAAAAGAATGGGCAAACAGATGCCAGATATAACTCTTCAGCGCCCGTTTTTACCGTGGATATTTAG